The following is a genomic window from Aeromonas sp. FDAARGOS 1405.
TGCGCTCGTGCTGCTCCGGATGGTCGTTGGCAAGGGTATCGGCGGCCTGCATCACGTATGACCACTGCAACTCGCTGAAGGCCTGCACCTGATCATCGGCCTCCTGCTGTTGCGGCCGTTTGACCCGCTGCAGTAGCAGAGCGGGATTCCTGTCCATGTACTCCTCCTGGATCAGGAACTGGAAGAAGGCCGACAGGATGGCGAGCTTGGTCTTCATCGCCTGCTCGCTAAGACGGTAGGGCAAGGTGCGGCCCAGTTCCCGCTTGCCCAAAAACGGTCGCCATTGCGGATTGGGCAACCGCTCCCCCCACTCCTTGTCTAGGACAAATTGCGCCACGTTGCGATAGGCGATTAACTCTTCAGGTGGCGACTGACAGTAGTCGAGATAGCGGATCATGATGCGGCGAGTGAGATCTTTCGGGCTGATGGCCGCCTCGCAAAAGCACCAGTGCAAAAAGGTGGTCAGTTCGCTGCGATAGGTTTTGTAGTTGTTTTCGCTGTTGCGCTGCTCCAGCAACCAATCGACCGCCAGCTCGTAAACCAGCCCGGCATCGGGCACATCGTTGAGGCTGAGGTTGGCAAGGTACTGATTGACCTGCGGGTTGCCAGTTTCCAGATAGATAAGACTGTCAAACAGCGGCATGGCCGGCGGCAAGGATAATGGGTGTTGAGTCATGGTGTTGCTTGTTGATGATGAATCGATATGTGCCTGTGAGCCGAGATGATAAAAAAGGGCTCGTGATAGATGAATGCTGCTTCTGCTAGTTTTTGTTCTGTCTCTTGTTATTGCTGATTGAGGTCACCGGGAGCGATCTGGATAACGATCTCTCCACTGTTTGCTCATTATTTCCTCATAGATCTGGCTGGTTTCGCTCAGTTGTGTACGCTATTCAGTTATGCATGGGATATGCATCTTTGTTAAAAAACTCTCGGGATAAATAGCCGTAAAAATGGATTTAAATGCAATTAAAGTGAATGGTGTGAGCTATTTATCCCGAGAAATAGCAGGTCTGTGCAATCAGGCAACCTGTTTGAGTGGCTTCTCCTTGCGCTTGGCCGCTGGAGCCTCTTCTTCCTTCGTGCCTGCCTGAACCTTGCCGCCACGCAGCAGGGTTTGCAGCACATCACGCTGCTCTGCCAGGTAGAATGCCAGACTCTCTTGCTGCTCTGGTGCCAGCTCGATCGGGGCGCCAGCCAACAGAGTCATCAACTCGTCGGCCGTATCCAGCAGCTTGTCATAGGCATCGGCCTCTTTTTTGCTGGCAAAGGTCATTTTTTCCACTCCCCCACGAACAACCACATATTTGATCTCGACAGCCATGATGGCCTCCTCTTGGTGATAATGGATAGAGTATATGTATGGATATACAGTATTGCAAATAGCCTCACCGGAAAAGAGTTCGCCGGGGTTTAGCGACAAAAGCCGCGCTGGATCAAGCTGTCTCAAAGTGTCATTTGACTTCCACGTCAGACTGGTCGGATCATGGCCTTATGACGATCGTACGACACCTGTTTATCCTGCTGATGGTAGAGGTGCTGCTCCTTGGGAGTATCGCCCACTTGGTCGTGGGACTCCCCTGGTTGCTGACCCTGCTGTTTGTGGTGTTTTCCCTGCTTGGGGTGCGCTGCCTGGTGGTGCTCGGTAGCTGGCTGTTTACCCGCTTCTACCCCTCCCCGGCTATCGGCCTTTGGCGCAGGGTGAAGATGATGGCGCAGGAGATGCTGGCCTACCTCTACACCTTCACCTTGTTGCTACCGTTTGAGCCTTTGCTGATGGCACCCGATCGGCTGCGTCCATGCCAGCGCCCCGTATTGCTGGTGCATGGTTACGGTTGCAGTCGCGGGATCTGGCGCACCCAGCGCGCCCAACTGGAGGCCGCAGGCCATGTGGTCGCCACCATTACCCTGATGCCACCATTTGGTCATATCGATGAGATGGTGCCGCTACTGGGCAAGCGAATTGACGATGTGCTCGCGCAAACTGGGGCTGACAAGCTGGTGCTGGTCGGTCACAGTATGGGCGGGCTGGTCTGCCGCGACTATCTGGCTATCCATGGTGGTGACAAGGTAGAGTGCCTGGTCACCCTGGCCACCCCCCATCAGGGCAGTCAGCTTGCCGCCCTTGGGCTTGGGGCCAATGCCCGTGAGATGGAGCCCGGTTCCGGCTGGTTGCAGCGTTTCGCCTCGGTTCCTCTCTGCGTACCCGGCATCTCGGTGCGCACCAGTCACGACAATGTGGTGATGCCGCAGGAGCGGCAACGCTTGGCGGGAATGGAAGATATCGAGTTGCCTGCCATTGGCCATCTCTCTCTGCTCTACTCGCGCCGCACGACTGATCTGCTGCTTTATCTGCTGTCCCGAGTCTGACCCTCCTTAACCGTTCTTCAACTGCTATTCCAAATAAAACAGGGGCCTGATTGCTCAGGCCCCTGTTGATCTCTTTATCCCATCACCCGGTTAGAAGTGTATCCCCTTGATCAGGGTCGAGACGGCAACCTGATCGGCGGTGGCCTTGGATTTGTCGCCATCCTTGGGATCGGCAAAGGTGCGGAAGCTGGTGTTCATGATGACCTGAGCGACACGCGGAGCCAGAGCGTGAACCACCTGACCAAATACCCCGAGGCGTGTGGCCAGTCGCACATGCTTGTTGATGATGGTATCGCACACCAGATCGGCCGCCTCTTCCGGCGTCATCATCGGTACCTGCTCATAGACCTTGGTCGGCGCGACCATCGGCGTTTTCACCAGCGGCATATTGATGATGGAGAAGCTGACCCCTTTATCGGCAAACTCGGAGGCGGCGGTACGCACCCAGGCATCGAGGGCCGATTTGGAGGCAACATAGGCGGAGAAGCGCGGCGCATTGGTCAACACCCCGATGGAGGAGATGTTGATGATGTGCCCTTTTTTCTTCTCAATCATGGTGGGCAGTACCCCCATGATCACCTTGAGCGCACCGAAGTAGTTGAGCTGCATGGTGCGCTCCAGATCGTGGAAGCGATCGAAGGAGTCCTCGATGGAGCGGCGGATGGAGCGGCCGGCATTGTTGACCAGAATATCGACGCCACCGTGATCGGCCACGATGCGAGCGGTGATCTCCTCGGCCTGCGCCAGATTGGAGAGATCCCCCTGATAGATTTCGATGGTCAGCCCCAGCTCGGCAAACTCCGCTTTAGTCTCGGCAATCTTCTGCTCGTCGCGAGCGATGGTAACGACGTTGGCCCCCGCACCCGCCAGCTTGCGCGCGGTTGCACGACCAATGCCGGAGGTGGCTCCGGTCACCAGCACCACCTTGCCTTCTACCCGACCACGCAGGGAGCGATCGATGAAGAGCTCCGGGTCGAGGTGGCGCTCCCAGTAATCCCATAACCGCCAGGCGTAGCTGTGCAGCGGTGGCACTTCGATACCGGTCCCTTTCAGTACCCGCTGGGTTTCGCGACTGTCGAAACGGGTGGGATAGCTGATAAGGCGGAACACATCCTTGGGCAGACCCAGATCGGCGATGGCGGCATCGCGGATGCGGCGCACCGGCGCCATGGTCATCAGCATGGCGGTCAGGTGGCGGGGAATGAAATTAAAGAGAGAGGCGTTGATGCGGATCGCAGGCTCCGGCGCATGGGCGGCGCGGGAGAAGGTGCTCAGCATGTCGCCGACCCGCATCGGGTTGGGGTCGGTCAGGTGGAAGGTCTTGTTCTCCTCGCCCTCCTGATGGGCAATATGCACCATGGCATCGACCACAAAGTTGACAGGCACTATGTTGATGCGCCCGCCCTCAACCCCGATGGCGGGCATCCAGGGCGGCAGCAGGCGACGCAGCTTCTGGATGGTCTTGAAGAAGTAGTAAGGGCCGTCAATCTTGTCCATCTCGCCGGTATTGGAGTCACCTACAACGATCCCCGGTCGGTAGACCCGCCACGGAATAGTGCACTCGTTTCGCACAATCCCTTCCGCTTCGTGCTTGGTCTGGAAGTAAGGCATGTCGAGGTGTTCGGCCTCATCGAACATGTCCTCGCGAAACAGACCGTCAAACAGGCCCGCTGCAGCGATGGAGCTGCAGTGGTGGAACTGCCCCGCCCCCAGCCGCTCGGCAAGTTGAACAGCCTGACGGGTCCCTTCGGTGTTGACCTGCTGCTGGATCCCGGCCTTGGCGTTCAGATCATAGATAGCAGCCAGATGGAAGAAGTGGTCTATCTTGCCGATCAACTGTTCCTGTATCTCGACCGATACCCCCAGCAGCGGTTGCGTCATGTCGCCAAAAACCGGGACTGCGCGCGATTCATCCACATTCCAGAATGCAAATAACTCCGGCAATTTATCCTGATGAGAGGCGCGCATCAGAAAATAGACGATACAGTCGGGATGCTGTTGGAATAACTTTTTGATCAATCGACGCCCGATAAAACCACTACCGCCAGTAATGAAATAGTTCATAAAGAGAATCCTGCTACTGATTAGGGTGTTACTAGGTTGTTAGATATATCACGATTCATATGGGAATCCGCAATTTGATTGTCGGTTCGTGAGCAAACCCTAATTTCGGTGGTGTGCCTGTTCCGTTATTAGGTAGAACCCTCTATTTTTTGTCCCTAGACTGAAGTTGAAAAATCAGTAATGCCACAACCCGATTGCAGTTTCGTTGTCGCCATTACATTTAACTGTCGTTATTCAAGGAGAAGATCATGGCTAAGAAATTGAAAGCGCTGGCAGGGTCAGTGACCGACAACCAACTCACCTCCACCATCAAGGAGTCCACCCAGCAGATCTGGTTGGCGGGTCTGGGTGCCTATGCCAAGGCGCAGGAAGAGGGTGGCAAGATCTTTGAAGCCCTGGTGCAGGAAGGTGAAGCGCTGCAAGCAAAAACCCGTCAGAGCGCAGATGAGAAGATTGCCGCTGTGACCGACAAGACTGCCAATACCTGGGGCCGTCTGGAGCAGGTGTTCGAAGAGCGCGTGGCCCGCGCTGTGGCCAGCCTCGGCATTCCGACCCGTAAGGATATCGACAAGCTCTCCAAGCGCATGGCCGAGCTGACCGACGTGGTCCAGCAACTGCTGGATGCACAGGAAGAGGAAGCCCCGGCCGCAGAAGCCAAACCGGCTGCCGCCAAAAAGCCCGCTGCCCGCAAGCCTCCGGTAAAGAAGGCACCGGTAGCCAAGGCTAAAGAGGCCGTAGTTGAGCAGGCCGCCGATCTCCTCTCCGCTGCGGAAGATGCGGTGAAAGAGGTGAAGGCCAAAGCAGAGAGCGTCCTGCCCTGATCCCTCGCGGTGACGGAAGGTGATTGATACCGGCCCATGCCCTGCGCTGGGCCGGTCTTGTCATGGTGAATGTCATGGATAGAGAGGCGACGCTATGAGTACCATCGCAATTGCCCTTGCTGGCGGCGGGCCGCTCGGCGGCATCTACGAGATCGGTGCCTGTGCTGCCCTCTCTGACAGCATCAGTGGCTTGCGCCTTGACCATGCCGATATCTATGTCGGCGTCAGTTCGGGGGCCGTGGTGGCATCGGCGCTGGCCAACGGCATCTCGCCGGCTAAGCTGGTGCGGATCCTGCTCAGCGATGATTCGGGGGAGATGTTTGACCCGGCCACCTTGCTGCGCCCCGCCTTTCGTGAATATGCCGACCGCCTGACCTCGATCCCGCCACTGGCGTGGCAGAGCCTGACCTACTATCTGGCGGCGCCCTGGAAGCGGAGCCTGTTTGAGTCGCTGCAAGGGCTCTCCAAGGCCATTCCGACCGGACTGTTCGACAACCGCGGGGTGGATCGTACCCTGACCCAGTTTTTCTCTCGCCCCGGCCGCAGCAACGATTTTCGCCAGCTGCGCAGCCGACTGTTTGTGGTCGCTACCGAACTCGACACCGGTCATCCGGTTGCCTTCGGTAGCCCGGGGCTCGATGACGTGCCCATCTCGGCGGCGGTACAGGCGTCAGCCGCTCTGCCCGGCCTCTTCCCCCCTTCATTGATTAACGGGCGTTACTATGTGGACGGGGCGCTGATCAAGACCCTGCACGCTTCGGTAGCGCTGGAAGAGGGGGCGGATCTGGTGTTCTGCATCAATCCGCTGGTGCCCTATGATGCGGACATGGCCGCCGGCGCGCCGACCAATCTGGTGGACAGCGGTCTGCCGGTGGTGCTGGCCCAGACTTTTCGCGCCATCATCCACTCCCGCATGCATGTGGGGATGGATCGCTACAAGCACCAATATCCGGACGCCGACGCCCTGCTGTTTGAGCCCTCTTCTGCCGATGGTGAGATGTTCTTCACCAATGTATTCAGTTACCGGGATCGCCGCCGTCTCTGCGAGCACGCTTACCAGCATACCCGCCGCGATCTCTGGCAGCGTCGTGACGAGCTGGCGCCGGTGCTTGCCAAGCATGGCCTCGAGCTCAATCTGGCCGCGCTGGCCGATGAAGATCGCACCCTGCTGGCCCCCGGCATTGGCTCGGTTGCCGCCCTCGACAAGTCGCTGGAGCAGCTGCAGCACTGGCTTGCCAAACGCTATCGCCACGGCGTGCGTCGTTCATCACCAAAGGAGTAGCATGGATCGCAAACCCAAACGCCGTACCCGGGAGCGGATCCTGACCACTGCCCTCGCCTGCTTC
Proteins encoded in this region:
- a CDS encoding phasin family protein; the encoded protein is MAKKLKALAGSVTDNQLTSTIKESTQQIWLAGLGAYAKAQEEGGKIFEALVQEGEALQAKTRQSADEKIAAVTDKTANTWGRLEQVFEERVARAVASLGIPTRKDIDKLSKRMAELTDVVQQLLDAQEEEAPAAEAKPAAAKKPAARKPPVKKAPVAKAKEAVVEQAADLLSAAEDAVKEVKAKAESVLP
- a CDS encoding tyrosine-type recombinase/integrase yields the protein MPLFDSLIYLETGNPQVNQYLANLSLNDVPDAGLVYELAVDWLLEQRNSENNYKTYRSELTTFLHWCFCEAAISPKDLTRRIMIRYLDYCQSPPEELIAYRNVAQFVLDKEWGERLPNPQWRPFLGKRELGRTLPYRLSEQAMKTKLAILSAFFQFLIQEEYMDRNPALLLQRVKRPQQQEADDQVQAFSELQWSYVMQAADTLANDHPEQHERSRFLTILMYACYLRISEVAARPGFTPVMGQFRRDRKTGVWGYYIPSSKGGKRRTVAVSQALLQALERYRTFLGLSPLPAPNEQTPLFIRHKAAAHGREQGELNANLGIRQLRELIQAVITKGAELAELDGFYQDGAEMRQLSPHAIRHTGITHDINLNGRPLSHVQADAGHDSIDTTSKYLHTSQSERHESAQQKPLDRLR
- a CDS encoding triacylglycerol lipase, with the protein product MTIVRHLFILLMVEVLLLGSIAHLVVGLPWLLTLLFVVFSLLGVRCLVVLGSWLFTRFYPSPAIGLWRRVKMMAQEMLAYLYTFTLLLPFEPLLMAPDRLRPCQRPVLLVHGYGCSRGIWRTQRAQLEAAGHVVATITLMPPFGHIDEMVPLLGKRIDDVLAQTGADKLVLVGHSMGGLVCRDYLAIHGGDKVECLVTLATPHQGSQLAALGLGANAREMEPGSGWLQRFASVPLCVPGISVRTSHDNVVMPQERQRLAGMEDIELPAIGHLSLLYSRRTTDLLLYLLSRV
- a CDS encoding SDR family oxidoreductase gives rise to the protein MNYFITGGSGFIGRRLIKKLFQQHPDCIVYFLMRASHQDKLPELFAFWNVDESRAVPVFGDMTQPLLGVSVEIQEQLIGKIDHFFHLAAIYDLNAKAGIQQQVNTEGTRQAVQLAERLGAGQFHHCSSIAAAGLFDGLFREDMFDEAEHLDMPYFQTKHEAEGIVRNECTIPWRVYRPGIVVGDSNTGEMDKIDGPYYFFKTIQKLRRLLPPWMPAIGVEGGRINIVPVNFVVDAMVHIAHQEGEENKTFHLTDPNPMRVGDMLSTFSRAAHAPEPAIRINASLFNFIPRHLTAMLMTMAPVRRIRDAAIADLGLPKDVFRLISYPTRFDSRETQRVLKGTGIEVPPLHSYAWRLWDYWERHLDPELFIDRSLRGRVEGKVVLVTGATSGIGRATARKLAGAGANVVTIARDEQKIAETKAEFAELGLTIEIYQGDLSNLAQAEEITARIVADHGGVDILVNNAGRSIRRSIEDSFDRFHDLERTMQLNYFGALKVIMGVLPTMIEKKKGHIINISSIGVLTNAPRFSAYVASKSALDAWVRTAASEFADKGVSFSIINMPLVKTPMVAPTKVYEQVPMMTPEEAADLVCDTIINKHVRLATRLGVFGQVVHALAPRVAQVIMNTSFRTFADPKDGDKSKATADQVAVSTLIKGIHF
- a CDS encoding YebG family protein, which gives rise to MAVEIKYVVVRGGVEKMTFASKKEADAYDKLLDTADELMTLLAGAPIELAPEQQESLAFYLAEQRDVLQTLLRGGKVQAGTKEEEAPAAKRKEKPLKQVA
- a CDS encoding patatin-like phospholipase family protein → MSTIAIALAGGGPLGGIYEIGACAALSDSISGLRLDHADIYVGVSSGAVVASALANGISPAKLVRILLSDDSGEMFDPATLLRPAFREYADRLTSIPPLAWQSLTYYLAAPWKRSLFESLQGLSKAIPTGLFDNRGVDRTLTQFFSRPGRSNDFRQLRSRLFVVATELDTGHPVAFGSPGLDDVPISAAVQASAALPGLFPPSLINGRYYVDGALIKTLHASVALEEGADLVFCINPLVPYDADMAAGAPTNLVDSGLPVVLAQTFRAIIHSRMHVGMDRYKHQYPDADALLFEPSSADGEMFFTNVFSYRDRRRLCEHAYQHTRRDLWQRRDELAPVLAKHGLELNLAALADEDRTLLAPGIGSVAALDKSLEQLQHWLAKRYRHGVRRSSPKE